In a single window of the Acyrthosiphon pisum isolate AL4f chromosome X, pea_aphid_22Mar2018_4r6ur, whole genome shotgun sequence genome:
- the LOC100568630 gene encoding uncharacterized protein LOC100568630, giving the protein MGKKSALVLYPLTKLTGILRKHISERGFRVSISMGLVISTTLIVVLGNYWKRRKYSRESAPVIKNYSYDKRKANVDVPSVSSFRIFRTSHRSQSPSIKSTNRQTSVLSSTQDYPSHCKSSEVK; this is encoded by the exons ATGGGCAAAAAATCTGCCCTGGTCCTGTACCCGCTGACCAAACTCACGGGGATCTTGCGAAAGCACATCTCGGAACGT GGTTTCCGTGTTTCCATATCCATGGGATTAGTTATAAGTACTACATTAATAGTGGTATTAGGAAACTATTGGAAACGAAGAAAGTATTCTCGAGAATCTGCAccagttataaaaaattattcctaCGACAAGAGAAAAGCTAATGTTGATGTACCTtcag TATCTAGTTTTCGAATTTTTAGAACTAGCCATAGATCACAAAGTCCAAGCATCAAATCCACCAATCGGCAAACATCTGTATTATCTTCAACTCAAGATTATCCAAGTCATTGTAAATCCTCAGAAGTTAAGTAA